The sequence GACGGCGGCCGTTTCGCGGTGAGTCTGCTGTCCGGGCATGTCGGCGGCGCGGACATCCTTGCGGAGCAAGTCGCGCGCGCGATTGACGCAACTGCGGTCATCACATCGGCGTCGCATGCGCTGAACACCATAGCCGTTGACCTGCTGGGCGCTGAGTTAGGCTGGCGCATCGAGGCGAGTTCGCTGATGGTTACGCGGGCGAGTGCGGCGGTGGTGAACGGCGAACCTGTCGGAGTTTACCAAGACTCCGGCGAGCGTGATTGGTGGGACGCGAACAGCCTGCTGCCTTCGAACATAACCGTTTGCGACACGATAGACGCGCTGGCGGCGTTTCCGAATGCGCTCGTGATAAGCGACCGCGTGGATGTGTCCGAGCAGGTCGCGGCGCAGGGACACAGGACGCTAGTCGTGTACAGGCCGCGCAGTCTTGTCGTGGGGATTGGCAGCCGGCGCGGCGTGGATTTCGCCGAAGTCGATGCGTTGCTGCGCGACACATTCTCGGCGCAAGGGCTGGCGATCGGGAGCATTCGCTGCATCGCCACCGCAGAATTAAAGCGCGATGAGACGGGTATCAACATGCTTGCCGAGCGTCTGGGCGTTCCCGTGCTGCATTACGAAGCCGACGAGCTGAACACGACGCCGGGTCCGTCGCCTGCGTCCGCATCGCAGCGATTGCTGGGCATCGTTGGCGTGGCTGAACCTGCGGCGCTGCTGGCATCCGGCGGCGAGATTATTGTGCCGAAGGTGCGATCGAAGGCGGCGACGGTTGCGGTGGCTCGTATCGTTCATAATCATATTTAGATGAAATCCGCAAGCGAGGGAAAATCGCCCGTCCCGCCGCCGTTCTTTGCAGTATTTCCATAGTTACGGCTTCACT comes from Chloroflexota bacterium and encodes:
- a CDS encoding cobalamin biosynthesis protein CbiG — encoded protein: MADTAIVAISRRGAAIAARIRDALGDGAVLHVARRFADDVDGGVAFDLPARPVVARLFGECDRLVLMMPVGAAVRLLAAHIEDKHSDCAVVCVDDGGRFAVSLLSGHVGGADILAEQVARAIDATAVITSASHALNTIAVDLLGAELGWRIEASSLMVTRASAAVVNGEPVGVYQDSGERDWWDANSLLPSNITVCDTIDALAAFPNALVISDRVDVSEQVAAQGHRTLVVYRPRSLVVGIGSRRGVDFAEVDALLRDTFSAQGLAIGSIRCIATAELKRDETGINMLAERLGVPVLHYEADELNTTPGPSPASASQRLLGIVGVAEPAALLASGGEIIVPKVRSKAATVAVARIVHNHI